Proteins from one Triticum aestivum cultivar Chinese Spring chromosome 7A, IWGSC CS RefSeq v2.1, whole genome shotgun sequence genomic window:
- the LOC123154385 gene encoding putative cysteine-rich receptor-like protein kinase 35 isoform X3, giving the protein MEGSRSSAEMSPSLPPVKISAGVQDNGECIAVKKLHPMPVLDDEEFKSEFSNLLRVKHQNTIPLVGYCHHTAQVLLEHNGKHVSARVEEIYLCSEYLEGGTLDKHLSNEPCALVWHTCYKIIKGICEGLHYLHKGFEYPIYHLELKPTKILLDNEMMPKIGGFGFSGFLDTTETFNTSEVMRTSLYMPPEYISKRQITPKFDVFSLGVIILQIMAGKESYPKCADIPPEEFIEPVYEFWVDRMQGTISKHTSHEVRTCIEIALSCVEFNRVKRPTINEIIQRLNKIDIVECSSIGELYKTEEFAFDFLKHITNGFSKKNIIGHGGYGIVYKGLLDNGEEIAVKKLHQMLWIEDEQFKNEVNNLMRVQHKNIVRLVGYCHHTSQIFVEHEGKHVSASVVERAICFEHKQGGSLDNQLSAEPCILDWNKCYKIIKGICEGLHYLHSADNPIYHLDIKPANILLDKDMEAKIGDFGLSRLFDSTQTYMTESRDIKGTRGYMPPEYIDKQKISPKFDIYSLGVIIIQIMAGKEGYFNCPHTPPREFIKHVREKWRVRLQATMSSHVTEEVRTCIEIALKCVEDDRKRRPAIATIVNELSNIGIARSSPVGQWANKLTALKSLLLSTHFKHWLVLLVAAGIAIFFAWLQFCPDSWCRSITRRT; this is encoded by the exons ATGGAAGGATCACGGTCATCGGCGGAGATGAGCCCATCTTTGCCGCCTGTTAAAATTTCAGCT GGAGTACAGGACAATGGTGAATGCATTGCTGTGAAGAAGCTTCATCCCATGCCGGTTCTTGATGACGAGGAATTCAAAAGCGAGTTTAGTAATCTTTTGAGGGTCAAACATCAAAATACCATACCGTTGGTTGGTTACTGCCATCATACAGCACAGGTGCTTCTTGAGCACAATGGAAAGCATGTTTCTGCCAGAGTAGAAGAAATATATTTATGCTCGGAATACTTGGAGGGAGGAACCCTTGACAAGCATCTTTCTA ATGAACCATGTGCGCTTGTTTGGCACACATGTTACAAAATAATTAAGGGTATCTGCGAGGGTTTACATTACCTTCACAAAGGATTCGAGTATCCTATTTACCATCTGGAATTAAAACCTACAAAGATTTTGCTGGATAACGAAATGATGCCCAAAATTGGAGGTTTTGGTTTCTCTGGATTCTTGGATACAACGGAAACCTTCAACACATCAGAAGTTATGCGAACAAG TTTATACATGCCACCAGAATACATCAGTAAACGGCAAATCACACCAAAGTTTGATGTATTCAGTCTGGGCGTTATAATCTTGCAAATAATGGCAGGGAAGGAAAGCTATCCGAAATGTGCAGATATTCCTCCTGAAGAGTTTATTGAGCCT GTCTATGAATTCTGGGTAGATAGGATGCAAGGCACAATATCCAAGCATACTTCACACGAAGTTAGAACATGCATCGAAATAGCTCTAAGCTGTGTGGAGTTCAATCGAGTGAAGAGGCCTACTATAAATGAGATCATACAAAGACTGAATAAGATTGATATTGTTGAGTGCTCATCTATAGGTGAGCTATACAAGACAGAGGAGTTTGCATTTGATTTCTTAAAACATATTACAAATGGTTTTTCCAAGAAGAATATAATTGGTCATGGTGGATATGGAATTGTTTACAAG GGATTGTTGGACAATGGAGAAGAGATTGCTGTTAAGAAACTTCATCAAATGTTATGGATTGAAGATGAGCAATTTAAGAATGAGGTTAATAATCTAATGAGGGTGCAACACAAAAATATTGTACGGTTAGTTGGCTACTGCCACCATACATCACAAATATTTGTTGAGCACGAAGGAAAACATGTTTCTGCTAGTGTAGTAGAAAGAGCGATTTGTTTTGAACACAAGCAGGGTGGAAGCCTTGACAATCAACTTTCTG CTGAACCTTGCATACTTGATTGGAACAAATGTTATAAAATAATAAAAGGAATTTGTGAGGGTCTACATTACCTTCATAGTGCTGATAATCCAATTTACCATTTGGACATAAAACCTGCTAATATTTTGTTGGATAAGGACATGGAGGCAAAAATTGGTGATTTTGGTTTGTCAAGACTTTTTGATTCAACACAAACCTATATGACAGAATCCAGAGATATTAAAGGAACACG TGGATACATGCCACCGGAATACATCGACAAACAAAAAATCAGTCCGAAGTTTGACATATATAGTCTCGGGGTCATAATCATTCAAATAATGGCAGGAAAGGAGGGCTACTTCAATTGCCCACACACCCCTCCAAGagaatttattaaacat GTACGTGAAAAATGGAGAGTGAGGCTTCAGGCAACAATGTCGTCCCATGTAACTGAAGAAGTGAGGACATGCATCGAAATAGCGTTAAAATGTGTGGAGGACGACCGAAAGCGAAGACCTGCAATAGCGACAATTGTTAATGAACTAAGTAACATTGGTATTGCTAGAAGTTCACCAGTAGGTCAG TGGGCAAATAAGCTGACTGCATTGAAGTCCTTGTTATTATCCACTCACTTCAAACACTGGCTGGTCCTCTTAGTCGCAGCAGGGATCGCCATATTTTTCGCATGGCTCCAATTCTGTCCAG ATTCATGGTGCCGAAGCATTACGCGGAGAACATAA
- the LOC123154385 gene encoding putative receptor-like protein kinase At4g00960 isoform X1: MEGSRSSAEMSPSLPPVKISAGVQDNGECIAVKKLHPMPVLDDEEFKSEFSNLLRVKHQNTIPLVGYCHHTAQVLLEHNGKHVSARVEEIYLCSEYLEGGTLDKHLSNEPCALVWHTCYKIIKGICEGLHYLHKGFEYPIYHLELKPTKILLDNEMMPKIGGFGFSGFLDTTETFNTSEVMRTSLYMPPEYISKRQITPKFDVFSLGVIILQIMAGKESYPKCADIPPEEFIEPVYEFWVDRMQGTISKHTSHEVRTCIEIALSCVEFNRVKRPTINEIIQRLNKIDIVECSSIGELYKTEEFAFDFLKHITNGFSKKNIIGHGGYGIVYKGLLDNGEEIAVKKLHQMLWIEDEQFKNEVNNLMRVQHKNIVRLVGYCHHTSQIFVEHEGKHVSASVVERAICFEHKQGGSLDNQLSGKEGYFNCPHTPPREFIKHVREKWRVRLQATMSSHVTEEVRTCIEIALKCVEDDRKRRPAIATIVNELSNIGIARSSPVGQWANKLTALKSLLLSTHFKHWLVLLVAAGIAIFFAWLQFCPDSWCRSITRRT, encoded by the exons ATGGAAGGATCACGGTCATCGGCGGAGATGAGCCCATCTTTGCCGCCTGTTAAAATTTCAGCT GGAGTACAGGACAATGGTGAATGCATTGCTGTGAAGAAGCTTCATCCCATGCCGGTTCTTGATGACGAGGAATTCAAAAGCGAGTTTAGTAATCTTTTGAGGGTCAAACATCAAAATACCATACCGTTGGTTGGTTACTGCCATCATACAGCACAGGTGCTTCTTGAGCACAATGGAAAGCATGTTTCTGCCAGAGTAGAAGAAATATATTTATGCTCGGAATACTTGGAGGGAGGAACCCTTGACAAGCATCTTTCTA ATGAACCATGTGCGCTTGTTTGGCACACATGTTACAAAATAATTAAGGGTATCTGCGAGGGTTTACATTACCTTCACAAAGGATTCGAGTATCCTATTTACCATCTGGAATTAAAACCTACAAAGATTTTGCTGGATAACGAAATGATGCCCAAAATTGGAGGTTTTGGTTTCTCTGGATTCTTGGATACAACGGAAACCTTCAACACATCAGAAGTTATGCGAACAAG TTTATACATGCCACCAGAATACATCAGTAAACGGCAAATCACACCAAAGTTTGATGTATTCAGTCTGGGCGTTATAATCTTGCAAATAATGGCAGGGAAGGAAAGCTATCCGAAATGTGCAGATATTCCTCCTGAAGAGTTTATTGAGCCT GTCTATGAATTCTGGGTAGATAGGATGCAAGGCACAATATCCAAGCATACTTCACACGAAGTTAGAACATGCATCGAAATAGCTCTAAGCTGTGTGGAGTTCAATCGAGTGAAGAGGCCTACTATAAATGAGATCATACAAAGACTGAATAAGATTGATATTGTTGAGTGCTCATCTATAGGTGAGCTATACAAGACAGAGGAGTTTGCATTTGATTTCTTAAAACATATTACAAATGGTTTTTCCAAGAAGAATATAATTGGTCATGGTGGATATGGAATTGTTTACAAG GGATTGTTGGACAATGGAGAAGAGATTGCTGTTAAGAAACTTCATCAAATGTTATGGATTGAAGATGAGCAATTTAAGAATGAGGTTAATAATCTAATGAGGGTGCAACACAAAAATATTGTACGGTTAGTTGGCTACTGCCACCATACATCACAAATATTTGTTGAGCACGAAGGAAAACATGTTTCTGCTAGTGTAGTAGAAAGAGCGATTTGTTTTGAACACAAGCAGGGTGGAAGCCTTGACAATCAACTTTCTG GAAAGGAGGGCTACTTCAATTGCCCACACACCCCTCCAAGagaatttattaaacat GTACGTGAAAAATGGAGAGTGAGGCTTCAGGCAACAATGTCGTCCCATGTAACTGAAGAAGTGAGGACATGCATCGAAATAGCGTTAAAATGTGTGGAGGACGACCGAAAGCGAAGACCTGCAATAGCGACAATTGTTAATGAACTAAGTAACATTGGTATTGCTAGAAGTTCACCAGTAGGTCAG TGGGCAAATAAGCTGACTGCATTGAAGTCCTTGTTATTATCCACTCACTTCAAACACTGGCTGGTCCTCTTAGTCGCAGCAGGGATCGCCATATTTTTCGCATGGCTCCAATTCTGTCCAG ATTCATGGTGCCGAAGCATTACGCGGAGAACATAA
- the LOC123154385 gene encoding putative receptor-like protein kinase At4g00960 isoform X2: MHGVQDNGECIAVKKLHPMPVLDDEEFKSEFSNLLRVKHQNTIPLVGYCHHTAQVLLEHNGKHVSARVEEIYLCSEYLEGGTLDKHLSNEPCALVWHTCYKIIKGICEGLHYLHKGFEYPIYHLELKPTKILLDNEMMPKIGGFGFSGFLDTTETFNTSEVMRTSLYMPPEYISKRQITPKFDVFSLGVIILQIMAGKESYPKCADIPPEEFIEPVYEFWVDRMQGTISKHTSHEVRTCIEIALSCVEFNRVKRPTINEIIQRLNKIDIVECSSIGELYKTEEFAFDFLKHITNGFSKKNIIGHGGYGIVYKGLLDNGEEIAVKKLHQMLWIEDEQFKNEVNNLMRVQHKNIVRLVGYCHHTSQIFVEHEGKHVSASVVERAICFEHKQGGSLDNQLSGKEGYFNCPHTPPREFIKHVREKWRVRLQATMSSHVTEEVRTCIEIALKCVEDDRKRRPAIATIVNELSNIGIARSSPVGQWANKLTALKSLLLSTHFKHWLVLLVAAGIAIFFAWLQFCPDSWCRSITRRT, translated from the exons ATGCAT GGAGTACAGGACAATGGTGAATGCATTGCTGTGAAGAAGCTTCATCCCATGCCGGTTCTTGATGACGAGGAATTCAAAAGCGAGTTTAGTAATCTTTTGAGGGTCAAACATCAAAATACCATACCGTTGGTTGGTTACTGCCATCATACAGCACAGGTGCTTCTTGAGCACAATGGAAAGCATGTTTCTGCCAGAGTAGAAGAAATATATTTATGCTCGGAATACTTGGAGGGAGGAACCCTTGACAAGCATCTTTCTA ATGAACCATGTGCGCTTGTTTGGCACACATGTTACAAAATAATTAAGGGTATCTGCGAGGGTTTACATTACCTTCACAAAGGATTCGAGTATCCTATTTACCATCTGGAATTAAAACCTACAAAGATTTTGCTGGATAACGAAATGATGCCCAAAATTGGAGGTTTTGGTTTCTCTGGATTCTTGGATACAACGGAAACCTTCAACACATCAGAAGTTATGCGAACAAG TTTATACATGCCACCAGAATACATCAGTAAACGGCAAATCACACCAAAGTTTGATGTATTCAGTCTGGGCGTTATAATCTTGCAAATAATGGCAGGGAAGGAAAGCTATCCGAAATGTGCAGATATTCCTCCTGAAGAGTTTATTGAGCCT GTCTATGAATTCTGGGTAGATAGGATGCAAGGCACAATATCCAAGCATACTTCACACGAAGTTAGAACATGCATCGAAATAGCTCTAAGCTGTGTGGAGTTCAATCGAGTGAAGAGGCCTACTATAAATGAGATCATACAAAGACTGAATAAGATTGATATTGTTGAGTGCTCATCTATAGGTGAGCTATACAAGACAGAGGAGTTTGCATTTGATTTCTTAAAACATATTACAAATGGTTTTTCCAAGAAGAATATAATTGGTCATGGTGGATATGGAATTGTTTACAAG GGATTGTTGGACAATGGAGAAGAGATTGCTGTTAAGAAACTTCATCAAATGTTATGGATTGAAGATGAGCAATTTAAGAATGAGGTTAATAATCTAATGAGGGTGCAACACAAAAATATTGTACGGTTAGTTGGCTACTGCCACCATACATCACAAATATTTGTTGAGCACGAAGGAAAACATGTTTCTGCTAGTGTAGTAGAAAGAGCGATTTGTTTTGAACACAAGCAGGGTGGAAGCCTTGACAATCAACTTTCTG GAAAGGAGGGCTACTTCAATTGCCCACACACCCCTCCAAGagaatttattaaacat GTACGTGAAAAATGGAGAGTGAGGCTTCAGGCAACAATGTCGTCCCATGTAACTGAAGAAGTGAGGACATGCATCGAAATAGCGTTAAAATGTGTGGAGGACGACCGAAAGCGAAGACCTGCAATAGCGACAATTGTTAATGAACTAAGTAACATTGGTATTGCTAGAAGTTCACCAGTAGGTCAG TGGGCAAATAAGCTGACTGCATTGAAGTCCTTGTTATTATCCACTCACTTCAAACACTGGCTGGTCCTCTTAGTCGCAGCAGGGATCGCCATATTTTTCGCATGGCTCCAATTCTGTCCAG ATTCATGGTGCCGAAGCATTACGCGGAGAACATAA